The DNA region AATCCCTCGCTTCGGCCGAGAGAAGGTGCAAAAAACCAGCAAGCCGATGGCGGAGAAGTTCGGCGTGGAAAACGTCAAGTGGCGGCCGGCAAATTGAAATGAAAGTGGAGCCCGATCAGGCTCCACCTTTTTTTGGATGAGTGGTCAGCGTTTGGCGCACTTGCAGCCCTTGCTGGCACATTCTTCGCCATGTTCGTGGTGCTTGGCGCAGGCTTCACAGCAATAGTGCTTGCCGTGGCGCGCGATCGGATGTTCGCCCAGTTTGCAGGAGCATTTTGGGCAGTCGCAGATACTTTCACTGTCGATCATGAGTCTGACTCCAGGGTTATGGTCGTCTGGTGCCGCCGATGTGCACCGTCTTACCAGTGTAGGAGCTGCCGCAGGCTGCGATCTTTTGATCTTGCTTTTGAAACAAAAAATCAAAAGATCGCAGCCTGCGGCAGCTCCTACATGAGGGTCAGCGTTATGCCTGCCGGGTACTGCTGCGATACATGAACAGCAACGCCAACGCGAGACACACCATCGCCAGCATCCGGCTACTCGACAACTCGATCGCCGGGTTGCCCAGCCAGCCGAAGTTATCGATCAGGATCCCCATCCCCAGTTGCCCGACGATCACCGCCACCGTCGCCACTGCCGCGCCGACCCGCAGCACCGCGCCAACCATCACCATCATGTACACCACTCCGAACAGTGCACCGCTGAGCTGCCATTTCGGCACGTCCAGCAAACTCACGGCATGTGCCGGTTCGAAAAACAGAATCAGCAACCCGGTGGTCACGGCACCGACCACGAAGGTCAACAAACTGCTGCGCAACACGCCCACCGTTTCGCCCAACCGCCCATTGATCGCCGCCTGAACACTCAATACCGCACCGGCCGCCACGACCACCGCCAACAAAATAATCAGATTCATCATCAACCCCGAGCGATCAGAACAAGTGCCGCGACAATCAGCAGCAAGGCCAGCCAGCGTTCACCGTTGACCTTCTTGCGGGTGGCGCCGAACCAGCCGAAGTGGTCGATCAACACGCTTTTGCCGACCTGCCCGGAGAGGATTGCGATCATGGTCATGGCAATGCCGATGTGCGGCGTGGCCAAGGTCAGCACGATCACGTACATCGGCCCCAAAAACCCGCCGATCAACTGCCAGCGCGGCAGCTCATTCAAGGCCGGTCCCTGTTGCCGACCGCTGAACAGCAACAATAAAAACAGAATCGCCGAGCCGACACCGAAGATGCTCAAGGTCGCCCACAAGTGCCCGACCTGAACCCCGAGCGGCCCGAGCAAACCGGCCTCCACGGACAGGCCCATGCCGGCCAGAATCACCAGCGGCAGCAGCAACAGCCGCAGCCCCGGTTGGGTGGTCGGCGTGGCGACAACGCCAACGTCGTCGATTGAAGAAGATTGCATAGAGAAACACCTGCCAGTCATCAGATAAAACACGGGACCTTGTGGGCGCGAGCTTGCTCGCGAAAGCGGTGTGTCAATCGATACAAATATTGGCTGGAAGACCGCTTTCGCGAGCAAGCTCGCTCCCACAGGGTTTTGTGTTCTCAGTGGAATAGGCGCGCATTATCGGCTGGCGATCCTTTGCGATAAATGGGAGCATCCTGACAACACTTTTGCGTAACTCGCACAGCAGGATTCGTCATGCATGGCCTCAACGAACTGGGATTCAAGGCACTTCGGCTGTTTGTAGCGGTGCTGGACCACGGCAGTTTCTCCGAAGTCGCCCGCCGCGAAGGCCTGGCACCCTCTTCGATTTCCCGGCAGATCCAATTGATGGAGCAAGCCCTGAGCCAGCAATTGCTGTATCGCCACACCCGCGCCGTCTCGCCCACCGAAGCCGGGCGCATGCTCGGTCATCACGCGCGGCTGGTGCTGGTGCAACTCGAAGAGGCCGAACAGGCCTTGCAGGAACAGCAAAGCGAACCGAGCGGACTGGTGCGGATCAATGCGCCAGTGGTGTTTGGCCAACGGCACCTGACGCCGTGGCTGGGACGGCTCTGCGAGCGCTACCCGAAACTGCAACTGGATATCCAGCAGACCGACAGCTACGTCGACCCGCTACAGGAAGGCGCCGACCTGCTGTTTCGCATCGGCCCGCTGCACGATTCGCGCATGCAGGCGCGGATTCTGGCGCCCCATCGTTTTCAAGTCGCCGCGAGCCCGGCCTATTTGGAACGTCACGGCACGCCGCAACATCCCGAAGAACTGGCCGCGCATCAGTGCCTGGCCTACAAGGGCGTGACCGGCCAGCAGCGCTGGTTTTTCCGCAAGGACCAGCAGGACTGGACGCCTTGGTCGGTGAAGGGGCCGATCACCGGCAACCACGCCGACACCCTGACCCAAGCCGCCGAAAAAGGCTTGGGGCTGGTGATGTTTCCGTCGTGGCTGATTGGTGAGGCGGTGCGCAATGGCACGCTGGTGCCGGTGCTGGGGGCGTATCAGGTGTCCAACAGCCTTGAGCCGCAGCAGATTGCGGTGCTGTGGCCCGGCAGCCGACGGTTGTCGGTGAAGGTGCGGACGGTGATTGATTTTTTTGTCGAGTGTTTTGGAACGGTGCCCTACTGGGACAGACCGTAATGTCTGTCGGCACCACAACCCCTGTGGGAGCGAGCTTGCTCCCACAGGTTCAGTGCTTGCCTCCAATATTCGGTGAATAAAGTCAGATACGGAACTGCCCCACCAGTTTGCCCAGGCGCTGACCGAGGTCGGCGAGGCTGCGGGAAGTCTGGGCGCCGAGTTGGGTTTCGTCGGCGACGCTGTCCACGGCCACGGCGATCTGATGCACGCTGCGATTGATCTCTTCGGCCACGGCGGTCTGTTCTTCGGCGGCGCTGGCGATCTGCGCGTTCATCGAGTTGATGGTGCCAATCAGCTGGGCCATGGTATCGAGCGAAGCGCCGGCCTCGTTGGCCTGAGCCGAAGTGCCGTCGCCGGCCTCGCTGGAACGGCGCATCGCTTCCACGGCCGATTGGGTGCCGGCCTGCAAGCGATCGATCATGCCCTGGATTTCCTGGGTGCTGATTTGTGTACGACTGGCCAGCGCTCGAACCTCATCGGCCACCACGGCAAAGCCACGCCCGGCCTCACCGGCACGAGCGGCTTCAATGGCGGCGTTGAGTGCCAACAGGTTGGTCTGCTCGGCAATCGAACGAATCACCCAAGCACGCTGACAATCGACGACACGTCTTTTTGCAGACTGTCCAGAGACACGCCACTGCTGCGAATGTCGTCCACCAATGCATGAATCTTCACAATGCTGCCGGCCACCACACGCTTGGCAGCCTGGCCTTCTTCGTCGGTCTGCTGGGCAGCCACCGCGGCGTTTTGAGCGCTTTTCGCCACTTCCTGAGCGGCGGCGGACATTTGGTTGATCGCCGTGGCGACCTGATCGGTCTCGTGACGCTGACGTTCCATGGCCTGATCCGAACGCTGGGCCTGATCGGAGACCTGATTCACCAGTCCGGTCAGTTGCAAGGTCATTTCGGTGATCTGGCGCACCAGGCCGTGGATCTTGTCGACGAAGCGGTTGAACGAGCCGGCCAGTTCGCCGAGTTCATCCTGGCTGGTGATGGTCAGGCGACGCGTCAGGTCGCCCTCACCCGCCGCGATGTCATCGAGGTTGGCTTTCATCAGGTTCAGCGGACGCAAGATGGTGTTGGCCAACAGCATCCCGGCGGCGGCAATCACCAAAAGCACCACGGCGGCAATCCCGACGATGCTTAGCACCACGCCTTGCATGCGCTCCTGGACCTTGATTTCGACCAGTGCCACTTGGGCTTCGATGCCGTCGAGGTTGACCGACGTACCGACCGCCATGTCCCACTTCGGCAGGTATTCGGTGTAGCCCAGTTTCGGCACCAGCACTTGGGTGTTGCCGGGCAGCGGTGAGCTGTATTGCAGATAGTGGGTCCCGTCCTTCGCGACCTTCACCAGGTCGCGGTTGACGTAGACGCCGTTCGGATCGCGGTTGTCCTTGAAGCTCTGGCCCACGCCTTCAGGGCTGTTGGCCTTGAACAGGCGCACGGTGTTGGAGTCGTAGCCGAAGAAGTAGCCGTCCTTGCCGTAGGTGATGCTCGACAGCAACTTGACCACTTGGGCCCGCGCCGCGTCATCACCGGGGGCGGCCGCATCGTACAGCGGTTTGATCGTGGTCATGGCCACGGCGACGTAGCTTTGCAGCGTCGCCTTGGCATCGCTGAGCAGGCGCTGGCGAGTTTCCTCGACTTCCTTGCGGGCCTGCTCCTGCAGAATGAACAACGTGGTCAGGCTGATGACCAGCGCAAAGAGCAACACCGGGAGGACGGCAAGGGACAGGACTTTAGCCTTCAGGCTCATGCGCATGACGGTTCACTCTTTTGATTTTATTGGCGTGGTTAAAGGCTTTAACGGCACGCCAGGCCAAAAGTTGAGTGAAGGGTCACCCGAATCAAATGTGGGAGCGGGCTTGCTCGCGAAAGCGGTATGTCAGTCACATCAATGCTGGATGTGCCGCCGTCTTCGCGAGCAAGCCCGCTCCCACATTTGTTCCGGGTTGACCAGTGAGCAATGGGTTACAAGACCATCGCCGCCACCCAGCCGAACGCCAGCAGCGGCAGGTTGTAGTGCAGGAAGGTCGGGACCACGGTGTCCCAGATGTGGTGATGCTGGCCGTCGATGTTCAGGCCCGAGGTCGGGCCGAGGGTCGAGTCCGAGGCTGGCGAACCGGCGTCACCCAAGGCGCCGGCAGTCCCAACGATACAAACAATGGCAATCGGGCTAAAGCCCAGTTGCACGCACAACGGCACAAAAATCGCTGCCAGGATCGGCACTGTGGAAAACGACGAACCGATGCCCATGGTCACCAACAGTCCGACCAGCAACATCAGCAACGCGCCAATGCCTTTGCTGTGATCGATCCACGAGGCCGAGGCCTCGACCAGGGTCTGCACCTGACCAGTGGCTTTCATCACCTCGGCAAAACCGGACGCGGCGATCATGATGAAACCGATCATCGCCATCATCTTCATGCCTTCGGTGAACAGATCGTCGGTTTCACGCCACTTCACGATCCCCGACACCGAAAAAATCAGAAAGCCAGCCAACGCACCGATGATCATCGAATCCAGCAACAGCTGAATGATGAACGCCACCGCAATGGCCAGACCGGCGACCATCAGGCTCAGCGGGTTGTACTGCACCGCGACCTGTTCGACTTGCTCGATCTTTTCCAGATCGTAGACGCGCTTCTTGCGGTAGCTGACAAACGCTGCCGCGAGCCCGACGAACATGCCCAATGCCGGAATCCCCATGGCATGGGTGACGTTGATGCCGCTGATGTCCACACCACTACGGGCGACGTTGGCCAGCAGGATTTCATTAAGGAAGATGTTGCCGAAGCCCACGGGCAAGAACATGTACGGCGTAATCAAGCCGAAGGTCATGACACAGGCAATCAACCGGCGGTCCAGTTGCAGCTTGGTCAGCACATATAACAGTGGCGGCACCAGCAGGGGAATAAAGGCGATATGTATCGGCAGAATGTTCTGCGAAGCGATAGCCACCACCCACAGCAAACCGATCAACAGCCATTTGACCTGACGCCCACCGCTGACGTGCTGACGGTCGACCATCAGCAAGGCTTTGTCTGCCAGGGCATGCGCCAGGCCGGACTTGGCAATGGCCACGGCGAAAGCGCCGAGCAATGCGTAGGACAACGCGACCGTCGCGCCGCCACCAAGGCCGCTGTTGAAGGCTTTCAATGTTGCCTCGATGCCCAGGCCACCGGTCAAACCACCCACCAGGGCGCCCACGATCAGCGCGATTACAACGTGCACGCGGGACAGGCTGAGGATCAGCATGACGCCGACCGCGGCAATTACAGCATTAATCATCGTTACCTCAAGGCAAACGGAAAGAGTCCGGCCGGCAGTCTGCAAAGAGCCGCCAGCGGATTGAATGAGAGGGTTTTATTAGAGGGCGCGCACTGTGCCGGACCATTAACGCGTTGTCAAAGCGACCACGATCCCTTGTAGCAGCTGGCGAAGCCTGCGTTCGGCTGCGAAGCAGTCGTAAAACCTGCTTGCACGTTCCGCCAGATACACCGCGCCAGCTGGATTACGACTGCTGCGCAGCCGAACGCAGGCTTCGCCAGCTGCTACAGGTTTTGTGTGATGGCTTATTTAATTGAGCGGATAAAGAAAGCCGAATCGCGGCCGCTACAGTGCAAAGTCTCAGATATTTATCGAATAAAGGACGTCTCCATGTCGCTCAGAGAACTTTCCATTCAATGGAAAATCACCCTGCTGGCCGGGCTGTGCCTGGCCGGCATCGTGACCCTGCTGGTGGGTCTTTCGCTGTATCGCATGGAGCACAGCTCCGAAATGGTGAAAGCATCCAGCATGGAGATGCTCACCGAAGCGGCCCAGGCCCGGATCGAATCCCAGGGTGAAAACCAGGCGCTGGGGATTCGCCAGCAGTTCATGGACGCCTATCAATATGGCCACGGCTTTTCGCGCCAGGTGCTGTTCCTGCGCGACCAGGCCGAGAAGCGCTTTCTCGATGCCTTTGACCTGCGTGAAGACCTGACACGTCAGGTCAAGTCGGCCCTGCAAGCCAACCCGGACCTGCTCGGCCTCTCGCTGGTGTTCGAAGCCAACGCGCTGGACGGCAAGGACGATCTGTTCGCCGGCCAGGCCGAGTTGGGCAGCAACGACAAGGGCCGTTTCGCGCTCTATTGGTCGCAGCCGACACCGGGTAAGGTGACGTCGATGGCACTACCGGAAAGCGACATGGCCGACACCAGCACCGGCCCCAGCGGCGAACCGGCCAACGCCTGGTTCACCTGCCCGCGCACGACCCTCAAGCCCTGCGTGATCGAACCCTACTTCTACGTGATCGACGGCCAGAACGTGCTGATGACTAGTATCGTTTTCCCGCTGATGGTCAACGGCAAGGTCATCGCTTCGCTGTCGGTGGACATCAACCTCAACAGCCTGCAAGCCGTAAGCCAGGGTGCGAGCAAGAAGCTCTATGATGGCCAGACCAACGTCAGCATCATCAGCCCGGTCGGCTTGCTGGCCGGTTACAGCCCGGACGCCAGCAAGCTCAGCCAGCGCCTGGACACCGTGGACAAGACCAACGGTGCCGAGCTGATCCGCATGCTCGCCGCCAGCAGCAAGACCGAAAGCCTGCACAACAATCAACAACTCAAAGTGCTGTCGCCGTTCCAGCCGATTCCCGGTGGCAAGTCCTGGGGCGTGTTGCTTGAGGTGCCGGAGAAAGTCCTGGTCGGCCCCGCTGAAGCGCTGAAAAAACAACTCGATGAAAGCAACACCGCCGGCACCCTGGTCGAACTCGGCCTGGGTGTGCTGGCCGCGTTGATTGGCCTGTTGCTGGTGTGGCTGATGGCCCGCAGCGTGACCAGGCCGATCCTGGGTGTGGCGCACATGCTCGAAGACATTGCCAGCGGTGAAGGCGATCTGACCCGCCGCCTGGCCTACGACAAGCAGGACGAACTCGGCCAATTGGCCGGGTGGTTCAACCGCTTCCTCGACAAGCTGCAACCGATCATCGCCGAGGTCAAACGCTCGGTGCAGGACGCGCGCAGCACGGCGGATCAGTCGTCCGCCATCGCCACCCAGACCAGCGCCGGCATGGAACAGCAATACCGTCAGGTGGATCAGGTCGCTACCGCTTCCCACGAAATGAGCGCCACCGCTCAAGACGTTGCTCGCAGTGCAGCGCAAGCGGCACAGGCGGCGCGGGATGCGGATCAGGCCACCCGTCGCGGTCTGACCGTGATCGACCGCACCACCGCCAGCATCGACAACCTCGCCGCCGACATGAGCGCGGCGATGGTCCAAGTCGAAGGCCTGGCGGCCAACAGCGAGAAGATCGGTTCTGTGCTGGAAGTGATTCGGGCCATCGCCGAACAGACCAACCTGCTTGCGCTTAACGCCGCCATCGAGGCCGCTCGCGCCGGTGAGGCCGGACGCGGTTTTGCCGTCGTGGCCGATGAAGTGCGCAACCTGGCACGCCGGACCCAGGAGTCTGTCGAAGAAACCCGTCTGGTGATCGAGCAGTTGCAGACTGGCACTCAGGACGTGGTCGGCTCGATGAACAACAGCCATCGTCAGGCTCAGGGCAGTGTCGAACAGGTGGGTCAGGCGGTGACGGCGCTACGCCAGATTGGTGAGGCGGTGACGGTGATCAGCGACATGAACTTGCAGATCGCCAGCGCCGCGGAAGAGCAAAGCGCGGTGGCTGAGGAGATCAACAACAACGTGGCGACGATTCGGGATGTGACGGAGTCGTTGTCGGGGCAGGCCAATGAATCGGCGCGGGTGAGTCAGTCGCTCAATAGCCTGGCGAATCAGCAGCAGAGTTTGATGGATCAGTTCCGCGTTTAACGCAGTTATTGCGTCCTCTGAAGATCAAAATGTGGGAGCGGGCTTGCTCGCGAATGCGGTGTGTCAGCAACAGCGATGTCGACTGACACACCGCATTCGCGAGCAAGCCCGCTCCCACAGGGTACTCAGCGTTTGGGTAATTGGATGACTACCTTCAGGCCGCCCCACTCGCTTTCCTGCAGCTTCAATACCCCGCCCCACGTATCAACGATATCGCGCACAATCCCCAATCCCAACCCATGCCCGTCCGTTTGTTCATCAAGCCGCGTACCCCGGCTGAACACCTGATCGCGCT from Pseudomonas sp. ACM7 includes:
- a CDS encoding cache domain-containing protein, with protein sequence MRMSLKAKVLSLAVLPVLLFALVISLTTLFILQEQARKEVEETRQRLLSDAKATLQSYVAVAMTTIKPLYDAAAPGDDAARAQVVKLLSSITYGKDGYFFGYDSNTVRLFKANSPEGVGQSFKDNRDPNGVYVNRDLVKVAKDGTHYLQYSSPLPGNTQVLVPKLGYTEYLPKWDMAVGTSVNLDGIEAQVALVEIKVQERMQGVVLSIVGIAAVVLLVIAAAGMLLANTILRPLNLMKANLDDIAAGEGDLTRRLTITSQDELGELAGSFNRFVDKIHGLVRQITEMTLQLTGLVNQVSDQAQRSDQAMERQRHETDQVATAINQMSAAAQEVAKSAQNAAVAAQQTDEEGQAAKRVVAGSIVKIHALVDDIRSSGVSLDSLQKDVSSIVSVLG
- a CDS encoding metallothionein produces the protein MIDSESICDCPKCSCKLGEHPIARHGKHYCCEACAKHHEHGEECASKGCKCAKR
- a CDS encoding DMT family transporter, encoding MQSSSIDDVGVVATPTTQPGLRLLLLPLVILAGMGLSVEAGLLGPLGVQVGHLWATLSIFGVGSAILFLLLLFSGRQQGPALNELPRWQLIGGFLGPMYVIVLTLATPHIGIAMTMIAILSGQVGKSVLIDHFGWFGATRKKVNGERWLALLLIVAALVLIARG
- a CDS encoding methyl-accepting chemotaxis protein — encoded protein: MEQQYRQVDQVATASHEMSATAQDVARSAAQAAQAARDADQATRRGLTVIDRTTASIDNLAADMSAAMVQVEGLAANSEKIGSVLEVIRAIAEQTNLLALNAAIEAARAGEAGRGFAVVADEVRNLARRTQESVEETRLVIEQLQTGTQDVVGSMNNSHRQAQGSVEQVGQAVTALRQIGEAVTVISDMNLQIASAAEEQSAVAEEINNNVATIRDVTESLSGQANESARVSQSLNSLANQQQSLMDQFRV
- a CDS encoding Na+/H+ antiporter family protein → MNAVIAAVGVMLILSLSRVHVVIALIVGALVGGLTGGLGIEATLKAFNSGLGGGATVALSYALLGAFAVAIAKSGLAHALADKALLMVDRQHVSGGRQVKWLLIGLLWVVAIASQNILPIHIAFIPLLVPPLLYVLTKLQLDRRLIACVMTFGLITPYMFLPVGFGNIFLNEILLANVARSGVDISGINVTHAMGIPALGMFVGLAAAFVSYRKKRVYDLEKIEQVEQVAVQYNPLSLMVAGLAIAVAFIIQLLLDSMIIGALAGFLIFSVSGIVKWRETDDLFTEGMKMMAMIGFIMIAASGFAEVMKATGQVQTLVEASASWIDHSKGIGALLMLLVGLLVTMGIGSSFSTVPILAAIFVPLCVQLGFSPIAIVCIVGTAGALGDAGSPASDSTLGPTSGLNIDGQHHHIWDTVVPTFLHYNLPLLAFGWVAAMVL
- a CDS encoding DMT family transporter — encoded protein: MMNLIILLAVVVAAGAVLSVQAAINGRLGETVGVLRSSLLTFVVGAVTTGLLILFFEPAHAVSLLDVPKWQLSGALFGVVYMMVMVGAVLRVGAAVATVAVIVGQLGMGILIDNFGWLGNPAIELSSSRMLAMVCLALALLFMYRSSTRQA
- a CDS encoding LysR family transcriptional regulator; this encodes MHGLNELGFKALRLFVAVLDHGSFSEVARREGLAPSSISRQIQLMEQALSQQLLYRHTRAVSPTEAGRMLGHHARLVLVQLEEAEQALQEQQSEPSGLVRINAPVVFGQRHLTPWLGRLCERYPKLQLDIQQTDSYVDPLQEGADLLFRIGPLHDSRMQARILAPHRFQVAASPAYLERHGTPQHPEELAAHQCLAYKGVTGQQRWFFRKDQQDWTPWSVKGPITGNHADTLTQAAEKGLGLVMFPSWLIGEAVRNGTLVPVLGAYQVSNSLEPQQIAVLWPGSRRLSVKVRTVIDFFVECFGTVPYWDRP